The DNA segment CTCAGCTGGTAGAGCACTACCTTGCCAAGGTAGATGTCGCGAGTTCGAATCTCGTCTCCCGCTCCACGTTCATGCCCCCTTCGGAAGAAGGGGGCTTTTTTTTGGTGGTTCCTGGGGCGCCAGAGCTTCGCTTTGTCTGTCGCCGTAGCCTCCCTCAAGTGTGGCTTCTATTTCATGACGCTTGGGGCTCAAGGCACCTCAGGTCCATACCCTCAGCACATGCAAGAAGAACGCAGTGGGGAGGGCGTGGGTGGCTTTGAGGGGTAGTCCTGGCGTCAAGGTGTAACCCACAGCCGCTGCCAGACTGTTCCGTCGCGCCCATGAGTTCAGATTGCTCACGGATTGAAGCGCAAGCAAAAGAGGACCCCTTTTACAGGGGTCCTCTCCTTTATGGTGCCGAGAACGGGACTTGAACCCGCACGCCTTGCGGCGACCGATTTTAAGTCGGTTGCGTCTACCATTCCGCCATCCCGGCGCGTTCGCCCTTTCCAGGGCCTGCCCAGTATAGAGAAATCCCCGCCGGGTGGGGCGGGGATCTATGGTGGAGGTGGGCGGAGTCGAACCGCCGTCCAAGAGTCCGTTCAGCGTGCGTCTACGTGTGTATCCCACTCTTTGGTTGTCGGGTCTGCGCTCACCAGTAGGCGGGTTGTCACAGACCGTATCTCTGCTTAGTTTCGCCGTCGGCTACAGAGCGTTGCCTGGGCTAGCCTTCTTTTGGTTCAGTTCGCGCGGCGCCAAAGGCCGGGCTTCGCGGTCACTGTCTCACTTAAGCAGCGAGAGGAAGTTCAGTTTTGCCAGTTAATGGCTTTGCCGTAGTTTTACGAGGCCAACGGCACCTCGACACGCAACATCGCCTGCAGTTCCCCTGTCGAAACCGGGTCACCCCCAGCGGGCTGAATTTCTTCAGCTCGGACAGTGTAGCAGTTGCACCTGACGAGAAGTTGACCTGCCACACGTTGCCTGTACCCTATCGTTACGTTCAGAAGCGCCGGAACTGCCCATTGAAATTGCGCCACTGTTTCTGACCAAAGGCGTACACCGGATGGGTCCAGCGGCCAGCCACCACACCTTCGCGCAGTACCGCGAGCAGCTGCTCGGGCGTTTGCACCGTTCGGAACGGCGCTTCCACCCAGGCCTCGCCAATATCGCGCAGGGTGTGGGCGTCGCTGCCCGCACAGACGGGCAGGCCCCGTTCCTGCGCCCAGGCCTCGGCCACGCGGTTCCAGTGGTGCCGCGAAAGGCGGGAGTTGAAGACCTCCACGATATCCACCTGCTCTGCGATGCGGGCGGTGGCTTCGGGGCGCAGGCGATGGCGCTTGAGGGGATCGAAGCCGTGTTGCAGGAGCACCAGCCCGCCCTGGGCCTTGATGGCCTGCACCGTCTCTTCGGGCGACAGCTGCGGTGGAATGCGCTCCTGAAGGAACAGGCCAATCAGCTCGCCTTCACGGGTGGTGATTTCCTCGCCAGCAATGACACTCAGGCGGTCCTCTAGGCCCAGGTCGCGCACAATGGCTTGCAGTTCGGGGCCGCCCCGGTATTGGTCGTGATCGGTCACCGCCAGGACGCGCGTGTTGGTGCGCAGCATCCAGCCGGGGATGTCGCGCAGCGGCGTTTTGCAGTCCGGGCTGACCTCGGTGTGGGTGTGCAAGTCCACACGCATTACCTGCACGCCCCGGCGCCAGACAATGTTGTTCTGCATGGCCGAGGCGGGCCGGGGGGCCCAGCCCAGCGCGGCCCCAAGACGGTCTTGCAGGCTGTGGACCACCGCCACCGGCCAGGGGCGGTGTAAGGGCGCCTGCCGGGGCGATTCGGGATGGGGCGGCGGCAGGGGTGGGCCGGGCGGCATCAGCCTTCTCCCTGTTCGGGGACCAGCACCTGAAGGGCGCCGGGCCACGCCTCAACCCGCACCACGCCAGTCACGCTGGGCATGGGGGGGCGGACCTCGGCGTCAATGTGAAAGGCCTGTCCGCTATAGGGAATGTCCACAACGGCCGCGCGGCTGCTCTCGACACTGGACAGGGCGTCGAACTCGTCGCGGGCCAGGGCGGCGAGGTAGGCCAGCAGCCCTTCACGGCCCCCCGCGTCAATGCGCACCACATCCAGCTGGCCGTCGCTGGGATCGGCGTGGGTGGCCAGCCGCAGTCGGGGGCCGGTGGCGCGGGTGTTCATGACCTCCAGCAGCGCGAACGCGGTGGGGGGCGCGGTCTGCCCATCCACTGTGAGGCTCAGGGGCGGCGGATCAAAGCTGGTCAGGGCCGTGGTCAGGGCCTGCACGGCGCGCAGAGGGCTCTTACCGGACTCGGGGTCGTACTCGGCCAGCACATCGGCAAAGGCGCCGCAGCCGCAGGCTTCCAGAAACACGTCCTGGCCCCAGGGCGCCGTGACCCGGCCCAGGTCGAAGGGCTGGACCTGCGCGGTCCCGTACGACGCCAGGATGTCCAGCGGCGAGCCCTGAATGCCCAGTGTCCGCGCCACATTGTTGGCGGTGCCCATCGGCACGATGCCCAGCACCACGTCAGGGCGGCCCGCCAGTTGCAGGGCCACCGCGCGCACGGTGCCGTCACCGCCGGCCACGAAGACGGGGCCCTGCGCGGTGGCCAGCGCCTCTTGCAGCTCGTCTTCAGAGGTGGTGGCGCGGCACACGGGCTTGAACCCCAGGCCATGCAGCACACCCACCAGATCCTCGGGGGTGCAGTGGCCGCTGCCGCCCGCATTCGCGTTGTAAATCAGGGTGGCGTGCCCCCGGTCTGTCTGGGTGGGCGATGGGCCGGTGGCTGCTGTCATAGCGCCACTGTAGTCAGCCAGCTCGGCAGTTGCCTTGAGCAAATCGTGGGAGAAGGGGCGGGGCCCGCTGTACACATGGTCATATGAGGCGAAGTGTCATTGGCCTGTGCCTTAAGATGGGCGTCGCACTGGAGGGGCCTATGCAGCAGACCTTTGCCACGCCCAAGGATGACAAGAGTAATCCCTATTCAACGGTGAACGCCGCACCGAAAGGGCAGTTTTGCAAGCCCTATTCGCCACAGGAACTAAGCAACGGCACGATGCGCCTGGACATGCTCAAGGCCCAGGCCGGGCTAACCATCGTAGGCTTAAAGTTTGGCCGCGAGGTAGAGGCCCTCTGGCGCCAGTACCTGGCAGGTGGTTCGAAGAAACGTATTGACATTTCTAAAAGCAACTACCCGGGTATCTATAAATCTTTTGCCGAAGCCTATGTCAACAACCTTTTTGCAGAGGCCCTCATCAACAACATTCTGGTAAACTTAAGAACTGGAAGCATTCCAAGGAAATCGGGGATCTTCGATCTCAAAGGAGTTATCAGCGCCGAGGAGCTCCAAATTTTTTTAGAGATTCTAAGATTTCCCTTCAACACGGGTGCGGCTGGCAATTTAGCAGGAAACTTCACGTCTGGAAGCGATTTTGGAAAGGATACACGAGCTGTCACTGGGAAGGTCGCAATCAAGTTCCTAACAGATCAGAGTGTACGAGTCAGTCTCGATCTTCAAGTTCAGGTTCAAGATGCCGTGGACTTATGTCCGGGTCAACCGGGTGACAGGCAGGAACAATACCTCACCATTCCCTTGAGTCGACTCGAAAAATCAGGGTTTGCGGGTGATGTCGCCTTTGGCGTCACCTATCCGGTCAAAATGACCAAGTTGGCCAAGTTATGATGAGATACCTTTGGTTCCTTGTGATTCTGTTGGGGTGCTCAGAGGTAAAACAGGTTGATGCCTCTGAAATCAATGGGCTTTTGGGTGGGCACCTAACAAGTCTGGAATGCCGTGGAACTCCTTCGGGTCGGTACACGGCCTGTACATTCGACAATGACGCAGCTTTTCAGCAGTTGCTAAAGAGCCGCACCCACTGGCGCACCATAAACGGTCAAGCGCTGGGCTACCGGAAAACTTTGGGAAGGGTGGATTTTCCGGCCGAGCTCCCGTTGTCCTCCGGTCTGTCGTATGGTTGCCGGGCCAAAGATATTGATAGAGAGACGCAGGTTGACGTTACTGTCTACCCACGTCTGCTGATCTTCCAGCCTGGCACAACGCCTCCCGTGACAGCGCAATTTGAGGGACTCCTGGGTCCAGCAAGAGGTTGTCTGGTTTATCTGCATGCCGACGATTGAAAGTCGCGTGCGCCTGCTCAGGATAGAAAAAGGGCAATGAGACGGTTGGACCTTTAGCAGTCCCTACGCCAGGGCCTCCACCCCGCGCTGCCTATACCCTCATCCAAGGACCCGAAACCTGAGGGGCCTGACGGTCTTTACGTTGGCCGCCGGCGCGCCCGGCAGCGAGGGAGATGACAGTGCCACTGGTGCCGCCACCAAGCAGAACGGCGACGATTGACCCTCCGCCCCGGCCATAGCGCTGGGGGTGTTCATGCTGGGAATTGCACTCCCCCAAGGTCTCTGGTTCAGTTGAGGCTGTCGGGCTGGCGGGGAATTTCACCTCTGGAAGTGACTTTGGCAAGGACACACGGAGCGTCACTGGCAAAGCACACATCAAATTTCTAACGAACAAAAGCGTCCAGATTAAACTGGTCCTGAGCATCACCGTGAATGACGCAATAGATCTTTGCCCCGGTCAACCTGGCGATAAGGATGAGCAGCTCCTGACGGTGCCCTTGAGCCGACTGGAGAAGTCGGGGATGGCCGGCGACATTGGGTTTTCAGTGTCATACCCCTATACCTACACAGAGTTGAAAAAGCTGTGAAGCGGTGGAGCACTGTGATACTGCTCTCGGCCTGTGCCTCCACAGCACCCCTAAAGGCCCAATGGATAGAAGAGGAGTTCGGGGGGACGCTTCAGAATGTGGTGTGCCGGGGTGCAGC comes from the Deinococcus aquaedulcis genome and includes:
- a CDS encoding PHP-associated domain-containing protein; translation: MQNNIVWRRGVQVMRVDLHTHTEVSPDCKTPLRDIPGWMLRTNTRVLAVTDHDQYRGGPELQAIVRDLGLEDRLSVIAGEEITTREGELIGLFLQERIPPQLSPEETVQAIKAQGGLVLLQHGFDPLKRHRLRPEATARIAEQVDIVEVFNSRLSRHHWNRVAEAWAQERGLPVCAGSDAHTLRDIGEAWVEAPFRTVQTPEQLLAVLREGVVAGRWTHPVYAFGQKQWRNFNGQFRRF
- a CDS encoding diacylglycerol/lipid kinase family protein encodes the protein MTAATGPSPTQTDRGHATLIYNANAGGSGHCTPEDLVGVLHGLGFKPVCRATTSEDELQEALATAQGPVFVAGGDGTVRAVALQLAGRPDVVLGIVPMGTANNVARTLGIQGSPLDILASYGTAQVQPFDLGRVTAPWGQDVFLEACGCGAFADVLAEYDPESGKSPLRAVQALTTALTSFDPPPLSLTVDGQTAPPTAFALLEVMNTRATGPRLRLATHADPSDGQLDVVRIDAGGREGLLAYLAALARDEFDALSSVESSRAAVVDIPYSGQAFHIDAEVRPPMPSVTGVVRVEAWPGALQVLVPEQGEG